Below is a window of Ruegeria sp. THAF33 DNA.
GGACACGCTGGACGAAGATTTCGAGATAGAATTCAGTGAACCGATGCTGTCGATGGAAGTCCGGAAAATCTATCGGGAACAGCATCCGGACATGTTGGATCGCAAGGTTTACTTCCGCAATCTGCTGCGCCTGCAAGCCGAACTGATCAAGGTTCAGGACTGGGTACAGCATACCGGGGCCAAGGTCTGTATCCTGTTTGAAGGCCGTGACAGTGCCGGTAAAGGGGGCGTGATAAAGCGGATCACCCAGCGTCTGAACCCGCGTGTCGCGCGCGTGGTGGCATTGCCGGCACCCAGCCGCCGAGAGCAAAGCCAGTGGTATTTCCAGCGTTACGTACCGCATCTGCCGGCGGCGGGCGAAATCGTTCTGTTCGACCGCTCCTGGTACAACCGGGCCGGCGTCGAGCGGGTGATGGGTTTTGCGTCCGAGGACCAGGTTGAACAATTCTTTCAGGACGTTCCTGAGTTCGAGCGGATGCTGGTGCGGTCAGGGATCATTCTGCTGAAATACTGGTTCTCGATCACGGACGAGGAACAGCAGTTGCGATTCCTCATGCGTATTCACGATCCGATGAAGCAATGGAAGCTGTCACCGATGGATCTTGAATCCCGCATCCGCTGGGAATCCTACACAAAGGCCAAAGAGGATATGCTTTTCCGAACGAATATCCCCGAGGCCCCGTGGTACATCGTCGAAGGCAATGACAAAAAACGCGAAAGGCTAAACTGTATCGAGCATCTTTTGACAAAAATCCCATACGAGGACGTGCCTCAGGAAAAGGTCAATCTGCCCGACCGCAAGTACAACCCGGAATATGAACGCCGCGTTTTGCCGGATGAGCTTTACGTACCAAAGATCTACTGAAGCAAAATCAGGCTCTGAGCCGGAATATGCGAGGCCGACACGACCGGCCTCGCACGGGGTCAACTGATCAGGCTGCATCCATCATGCAGTCAAAGTGAAAGTAGTTGACCATTGTGATGTCACAGTCATCGACGTCGGCTGTTTCGGTGCCCGCAGGCTCGGATTCCGTTTCCGGCGTGACGTCGACGGTCGGCATCATGTCGATATCATCGGTGTTTGCCACGTCCGTGTCGCCGTTCATATCGTCACCCCAGTTGAACTCGTCAAACTGCGCTTGCAGGTTTTCGAGGAAACTGGCGATTTCATCCAGGAAGGCCTGAACGTCAAAGCAGAACGTCTCGGCCTCACCTCCGTCAACCACGTCCACGTCCGGCGTTTCGAGTTCCGGCTCTTCGGTCTCGGTGACGTCGGTGTCGGGTGTTTCGGGCTCCGGTTCCTCGGTCTCGGTGACGTCGGTATCGGGCGTTTCGGGTTCCGGCTCTTCGGTTTCGGTGACGTCGGTGTCGGGTGTTTCAGGTTCCGGGTCTTCCGGAACGGCAACTTCGTCCGGTGTGGTTGGCGGAACGGGCGGTGTGTTCGTATTGCCGTTGTCCAGCATGACTGCCGCGTCGGTTGCGGCAAAGTTCTGGGTGACCATCACCGCATCAAAACCCTGCATATCGCCGGTTTCGATACCGATTCCGATATATTTGAAATCCGGGTTCAGAATATTGGCGCGGTGGCCCGGGCTGTTCATCAGGTTCTGGTGCAACTGAGCCACGTCATCGCTGATGCCGGGCTGTCCGCGTTCGGACTGCCATGCGATGTTTTCGCCGGTCCGCCAGTTGCCCTCAAGATCGAACCCGGCGTTTTGCATCCGCTGAGTCGCACTGGAACCGCCCGAGCCGGTGTGGCTGAACGTGTCTGTGTCCAGCATCCAGGTGCTGTGATCTTCGGATGAATCGTTCAGCTGTGTCTCAAGCTGAAGCGGGTTGAGCCCGCGGGATGTGCGTTCCTGGTTTATCAGCTCCAGCATCTCGCGTTCGAATGTACTTGCAGTCGACATTTTTGCCTCCGTTTGTGTTTGTGCCCTTCCGGACGGGCTCACTTAGAGGTCGGGATATCGGCGGTGGTAGGGGGTGGTTCACCTCAGGCGAGTTTTGGCAACGCGATGCTACCGATGCGGGATTCGCTGCTCTGCAAAATGCCGGGCAAAATGTTGCTGGCGAGGAAATGGCGGCTTGTCGCACAGCCGGTACCACGAGTCGGCGGATTGAAACCGATCGCCGAAACGACAAACCCCCGGGCGATGCCTCGGGGGTCGTCAAATAGTGTCATCCAAAGCTGGACGAGACCAAAGGTCTTAGAGCAAACCTTCGCGCTGTGCTTTCTTACGTGCCAGTTTACGGGCACGACGGATCGCTTCAGCCTTCTCGCGCGCTTTTTTCTCGGACGGTTTCTCGAAATGTTGCTTAAGCTTCATTTCACGGAACACGCCTTCGCGCTGCAGCTTTTTCTTCAGGGCACGAAGCGCCTGATCGACGTTGTTGTCGCGAACACTAACCTGCATGTGGTTGTCACCACCTTTCTAGATAGAGTTGCAAGGAAATTGCAGGAGTTGGCCGTATAGCAAAGCCGCTCTAACTTGTCTAGTACTGGGCCCGACAACCGGAGAACCGCCATGACGACCACATATGAAGATGCAAAACAGCAGCTTTTGGATGCGATGCTGATCCATGTTCCCTTCGACGGGTGGTCGGAATCCAGTTTCCGCGCCTCCATTTCCGACTGTGGTCTGGATGACGGTCTGGCACGCGCGATTTGTCCGCGCGGCGCGGTGGATCTGGCGCTGGCCTACCACGCGCGCGGGGATCAGGCGATGCTGGACCGCATCAGGTCCGAGGACCTGAGCGAACTGAAATTCCGCGACAGGATTGCCGCTGCGGTTCGGTTCCGGTTGCAGGCCGTCGAGGACAAAGAACTGGTGCGCCGGGGCATGACGCTGTTTTCTTTGCCAACCCATGCGGCCGACGGTGCCAAGGCGGTTTGGCAGACCTGCGATCTGATCTGGGATGCGCTGGGCGACAGCTCGGATGATGTGAACTGGTACACGAAGCGGGCCACTTTGTCGGGTGTCTATTCCTCGACCCTGCTGTTCTGGCTGGGTGATGACAGCCCGGATCATCAGAACACGTGGGAATTTCTGGATCGCCGGATCGCGAATGTCATGGAGTTTGAAAAGCTCAAGGCGCAGATGCGCGACAACCCGGTGCTGAAACCGTTTCTGGCGGTTCCGAACTGGCTGGCAGGTCAGGTGAAGGCCCCGGTCAAAATGCGGGCCGATCTTCCGGGAATGCTGAACCCCCGAAAGTAGCGCGTCTTGATGCTGGGCCTTGGCCCTGATGCCTGCTAGGCATTGGGCAAAGGAGGTGCCTATGACCCAGATGATGCGCGCTGTTGAGATCACCGAACCGGGTGGTCCCGATGTTTTGCAACTGACCGAGCGTCCGATTCCCGAACCGGGTGCGGGGCAGGTCGTTCTGAAAGTGGCCTATGCCGGGGTGAACCGCCCGGATGCGTTGCAGCGCGCGGGCGCTTACGATCCGCCGCCCGGTGCCAGCGACCTGCCGGGGCTTGAGGCTTCGGGCGAAGTGGTCTCGGTCGGGGCCGGGGTCGAAGGACTGTCCGTCGGGGATCAGGTCTGCGCGTTGCTGCCGGGCGGCGGCTATGCCGAATATGTCGCCACCCCTGCGGCCCATTGCCTGCCGGTTCCTGCCGGCATGGGAATGAAAGAGGCGGCCTGCCTGCCCGAGACCTTTTTCACCGTCTGGTCCAACGTGTTTACGCGGGGCGGGCTGAAGGCCGGTGAACGATTTCTGGTCCATGGCGGCTCGAGCGGGATTGGCACGACGGCCATCCAGTTGGCCAATGCCTTTGGCGCCCGCGTTTTTGCCACCGCAGGGTCGGATGAAAAATGTCAGGCTTGCGTCAAGCTGGGTGCGGAAAGGGCGATCAACTACCGCGATGAGGATTTTGTGGCCGTCATGCGGGCCGAAGGCGGGGCAAACCTGATCCTCGACATGGTCGGAGGCGACTATATCCCGCGCAACGTCAAAGCTTTGGCCGAGGATGGGCGGCTGGTCCAGATCGCCTTCCTGCAAGGCCCGGTGGTCGAGCTGAACTTTGCCCTCATGATGGTCAAGCGCCTGACCCTGACCGGCAGCACCCTGCGCCCGCAAAGCGATCTGGCCAAGGCCCGGATTGCGCAGGACCTGCGCGAAGCTGTCTGGCCTCTGCTTGAGGCAGGCAAGGTTGCGCCTGTCATGGACAGCGAATTTGATCTGGCCGAGGCTGCGGCCGCCCATGCACGCATGGAAAGCTCGGGCCATATTGGCAAGATCGTCCTGCACGTCGCGGGCTGAACTCTGCGCGCGCGGGGCAGACCCGCGCGTTCACGCAACCGCGCGGCGGTACAGGTGCCATGTGGCATGGCCCAGAACCGGCATCACTATGATCAGGCCCAACAGCATCGGCACGGCACCCAGAAACAGAAGGGCCGCCACGATGAAACCCCAGGTCAAGATGACGCCGGGGTTGTGACGCAACACTCGAAACGACGTCACGACCGCCACCGGCAATCCGACTTGCCGGTCCAGAAGCAACGGAAAGCTGACGACGCTGATCGCCAGAGCGCAAAGAGCGAACACGAACCCAACGGCGAGTCCGACAACCATCATGGTCCAGCCGGCAACCGTAGTGACGGCCTGCTTGGCAAAAGTGCCAAGTGACGCGGGGGCTTCTGGCCCCATTGTATGCGTGTAAATGCTCTGCGCCACCATCAGCCAGATCAGCAGAAGCATCACCAGATAAAAACCCAAAACCAGAATTGCGCCGAAAGCCGGAGAGCGGAATACACCGAACGCATCCAACCAATGCACCGTGCTGCCTTGTTCTCGTTTGCGGCTGATCTCATACAGCCCCACAGCTGCGACTGGACCGATCAAGGCAAAACCGGCGACCAGAGGCGCCAGAAGTGGCACCATGTTGACGTTCAGGGCAAAGCCGAACATCAAAAGCCCCGCGATCGGGTAGATCAGCACAATGAATATGGCATCCGCCCGTGTTTCGACAAAGTCGTGATACCCCGCCTTCAGGCAGGCGCGCAGATCTTGCATCGTCAATGTCTGCACCATCGGCAAATGCGTGGTATCCGCGCTTCCGAGTTTTGAAACGCTGTCCGAGACATGATCACTGGCCGCCCCCAGATTCTGGGCTGCCCAACTGATCGGATTTCCGATTGTTTTAGCCATTTTCATCCCCTTTCCTGGCGAGATTTGCGCCGCGGAATGGATCCGGCATTAAGTTGTCCGTGGCCGGACCAGCCGACAACGCCTGATCGCAGTATAGCACAGTTTGGCGGAATCCTGATCAACACTCTGATATCTGACGATTGCTCCGCATCGCAGTCATGTTAGCTTGATGTCAGGCAAGAGGAGGTCAGGATGCAGACAACAGCGAAAACGGTGGTATTGCACGAATTCGGCGGGCCCGAGGTTCTGCGGATCGAAGACAGGCCATTGGGCGACCCCGGACCGGGTGAAATACGTATCCGTCATCATGCCTGCGGTCTAAACTTTATCGATGTTTATCAACGCACTGGATTGTATCCCCTGGAGGTCCCCCATGCTTTGGGGATGGAAGCGGCGGGTGTCGTCGAGGCCGTCGGGGAAGGGGTAACGCACCTGAAACCCGGTCAACGGGCCGCGTATGCCGCAGCCCCACCCGGCGCGTATTGCGAGGCCCGCGTGATGCCTGCGGCACAGGTGTGCCCTTTGCCGGATGGCATCTCTTTCGACGCTGCTGCGGCAATGATGTTGAAGGGTTTGACGGTTGAATACCTGTTTCACCGAACCACTCCGCTGAAACGCGGGGATACGGTGCTGTTCCACGCAGCGGCGGGTGGGGTCGGACTGATCGCCTGTCAATGGGCGAAGTCAGAAGGGATCACTCTGATTGGCACGGCGGGAACCGATGAGAAGTGCAGCCTCGCCCGGTTCAACGGGGCCGCGCATTGCATCAACTACCGCTCTGAGAATTTCGCCGAACGGGTGGCCGAGATCACCAAAGGCAAGGGTGTGGATGTGGTCATGGATTCCGTGGGGGCGGACACGTTCGACGGATCGTTGAACTGCCTGAAACCCTTGGGAATGATGATTTCCTTCGGCAACGCCTCAGGGCCGGTGCCGCCATTCGATATCGGTGTTCTGGGCCAGAAAGGATCGCTCAAGATTACCCGCCCCACTTTGTTCACCCATATTGCGGACCACTCCATCTGTCAGGCAATGGCACGCCGCTTGTTCGGCAAGGTCGAGGGCAGAGAGGTCAAGATCCACATTGATCAGCGCTTTGCGCTGGATCAGGTGGCCGATGCACATCGCGCGTTGGAAGCGCGGCAGACGACCGGCAGTACGATTCTGGACCTTTGATGCGAAACCCGGCCTGTCAGGCCGGGTTCAACTTTATCCGGAGTGCCGTTCAGAACCGGTAAGAGACACGAACCTGCAATGTGGTTGCGTCGACATCCACATTGTTTCCGTTGAAGTTATCGAATTCGTGGTACAGAAGTTCTCCGCCAATACTCACATTTGGGGCCACGATCTGTTCATAGCCTGCGCCGATGAACCACCCGTCATCACTGCCCAGGGTGTCGGTGCCCGCTTCGGCGTAGCCTGCCGTGCCGTACAGCAAACCTTGCGGGTTTACCTTGTAGCCGGCGCGCGCCTTCAACCGCCAGACATCTTCGACAGTTGCGGCGCCGGACAGGCCCACGTCAGTCCAGTCATAGTCAAATCCGCCGCCAACGACCCAGTCGCCCAGATCATAGTCGTAGCCCAGGATGATACCACCGATCGCGCCATCGCCATCGACACCGGACAGGCTGGTGTCTACATCGGCATAACCCAGTTGCAGACCGCCATAAAACCCGGTCCAGTTGCCCGAGGATTGTGCCATTGCCGATCCCGCGACCACGGTTGCGACAGTAGTGATGAGAGCCAATTTCAAAGTCATCTCATTTCCTTTCGATTGTCACTCTGCTCCAGTGAAATTCGGTTCACTTATGCAGACAGTTACGATCCGCGAACGTCATCGGATCAGTGATACCTACGAACCCCTGCCCGAATTCTGGCTCTGAAACGTGAATAGACACGCCGGGGGGCCTTTGAAATCGGGCACTTCTGATACTGATGAGATAGGAAGAAACGAGAGGTCTTCAAACGATATGCGGCGGCGGAACACTCCGCCGCCGACACATCTGAAGATTTAGGCGGATTATTGCTTTTGCAATTCAGCAGGGGTCTTGTCCGCGATGTTTTCCCAGTTTGCACTTGCGCTTTCGATAAAGCCCGGGATGTCGCCTTCCCAGCGATCCTGGATGTCTTTCGACAAGTTCAGGTACAGTTTGTTGTCGACGATTTTCCAGTGGTTCGGGTCACCGTCGAACTTGAAGCCCATGGCTGTACCGAAGGCGCAATAGCCGCCATAGGCAGGCAGGTAAGCTTCCGGGTTGGCTTCAAAGGCGGCTTTGTTTTCCTCGGACGAGAAACGGTACAGCGCATCGTCGTGTAGCGCGGTGATGCGATAGTCGCCCTTGGTCGCTTCACCGACGGTGAAATAGGCAACCGGGTCATAACCCTGCATGGCCAGACCGGTCGAGCTTGCGTTGATGTCCACCCCAGCGGCCAGTGCGGATGTTGCCAGTGCAACGGACAGAGCGACGCCACCGATCAGAGATTTAAACTTGTTCATTGTTCCACCTTTCGTGAAAGGAGCCTCGTCTGTGTGCGGATCGAAGGCCCCGGATTGTTGTCCTGTGTGGCCCGTAATTGACCGTCACGACAGCGATCTGGGAAGCAGGCGGATCACGTTCAAAACAATGAATCGTGATTGTGCGTCAGAGAGGAACGTCTGTTCAAAATTTCAGGCCTGACATTACGCGTCCGGTTCAAAATCCAGAACAAACGCGATGACTTTGCTGGCCGCCATTTCACAAGGTCTCAGCAGCGCGCCGCTGATGCGTGTCTGATACAGGTTCATGCTGATATAGTCGGTGCCGCCCAGTTCGCGCGCAACCAGCTTGTGGGATTTCCCCTTTGCCAACTTTTGGCGCACGACGACATAGCGCCGATCCCCCGATGTACCTGTAAAACTGCCCTCGAGCAGCGCGAAAAACGCGGAAACGAAAGCGTCCGGCGGTGTCACGACTTTCCGATTTTCGGTTCAGTCCCGGCCTTGATCCGTGCGACGTTGGTGCTGTGACGCCAATAGATCAGAAGGGTCAGGATAATCCCAAGGATAAAGGATTGTCCGTTTGTCAGAACCAGCACCCAGGTCGTTGAAAGCGCGGCCGCAGCCAGCGCGCCGACCGAGGATATCCGCCAGATCGCCGCCGCCACCAGCCAGCTGAGACAGCAGGCAACTCCGACGCGCCAGTCCAGCGCCAGCCAGAGGCCCAGAAAGGTGGCCACGCCTTTTCCGCCCTTGAAACCCAGCCAGATGGGAAAGCAATGACCCAGAAAGGCAAAAAGGGCTGCGATCTGCGCGG
It encodes the following:
- the ppk2 gene encoding polyphosphate kinase 2, whose amino-acid sequence is MDNENTGAPKDWLEAELEDTLDEDFEIEFSEPMLSMEVRKIYREQHPDMLDRKVYFRNLLRLQAELIKVQDWVQHTGAKVCILFEGRDSAGKGGVIKRITQRLNPRVARVVALPAPSRREQSQWYFQRYVPHLPAAGEIVLFDRSWYNRAGVERVMGFASEDQVEQFFQDVPEFERMLVRSGIILLKYWFSITDEEQQLRFLMRIHDPMKQWKLSPMDLESRIRWESYTKAKEDMLFRTNIPEAPWYIVEGNDKKRERLNCIEHLLTKIPYEDVPQEKVNLPDRKYNPEYERRVLPDELYVPKIY
- a CDS encoding CAP domain-containing protein → MSTASTFEREMLELINQERTSRGLNPLQLETQLNDSSEDHSTWMLDTDTFSHTGSGGSSATQRMQNAGFDLEGNWRTGENIAWQSERGQPGISDDVAQLHQNLMNSPGHRANILNPDFKYIGIGIETGDMQGFDAVMVTQNFAATDAAVMLDNGNTNTPPVPPTTPDEVAVPEDPEPETPDTDVTETEEPEPETPDTDVTETEEPEPETPDTDVTETEEPELETPDVDVVDGGEAETFCFDVQAFLDEIASFLENLQAQFDEFNWGDDMNGDTDVANTDDIDMMPTVDVTPETESEPAGTETADVDDCDITMVNYFHFDCMMDAA
- the rpsU gene encoding 30S ribosomal protein S21, which produces MQVSVRDNNVDQALRALKKKLQREGVFREMKLKQHFEKPSEKKAREKAEAIRRARKLARKKAQREGLL
- a CDS encoding COQ9 family protein, translated to MTTTYEDAKQQLLDAMLIHVPFDGWSESSFRASISDCGLDDGLARAICPRGAVDLALAYHARGDQAMLDRIRSEDLSELKFRDRIAAAVRFRLQAVEDKELVRRGMTLFSLPTHAADGAKAVWQTCDLIWDALGDSSDDVNWYTKRATLSGVYSSTLLFWLGDDSPDHQNTWEFLDRRIANVMEFEKLKAQMRDNPVLKPFLAVPNWLAGQVKAPVKMRADLPGMLNPRK
- a CDS encoding NAD(P)H-quinone oxidoreductase codes for the protein MTQMMRAVEITEPGGPDVLQLTERPIPEPGAGQVVLKVAYAGVNRPDALQRAGAYDPPPGASDLPGLEASGEVVSVGAGVEGLSVGDQVCALLPGGGYAEYVATPAAHCLPVPAGMGMKEAACLPETFFTVWSNVFTRGGLKAGERFLVHGGSSGIGTTAIQLANAFGARVFATAGSDEKCQACVKLGAERAINYRDEDFVAVMRAEGGANLILDMVGGDYIPRNVKALAEDGRLVQIAFLQGPVVELNFALMMVKRLTLTGSTLRPQSDLAKARIAQDLREAVWPLLEAGKVAPVMDSEFDLAEAAAAHARMESSGHIGKIVLHVAG
- a CDS encoding DUF2189 domain-containing protein, yielding MAKTIGNPISWAAQNLGAASDHVSDSVSKLGSADTTHLPMVQTLTMQDLRACLKAGYHDFVETRADAIFIVLIYPIAGLLMFGFALNVNMVPLLAPLVAGFALIGPVAAVGLYEISRKREQGSTVHWLDAFGVFRSPAFGAILVLGFYLVMLLLIWLMVAQSIYTHTMGPEAPASLGTFAKQAVTTVAGWTMMVVGLAVGFVFALCALAISVVSFPLLLDRQVGLPVAVVTSFRVLRHNPGVILTWGFIVAALLFLGAVPMLLGLIIVMPVLGHATWHLYRRAVA
- a CDS encoding quinone oxidoreductase translates to MQTTAKTVVLHEFGGPEVLRIEDRPLGDPGPGEIRIRHHACGLNFIDVYQRTGLYPLEVPHALGMEAAGVVEAVGEGVTHLKPGQRAAYAAAPPGAYCEARVMPAAQVCPLPDGISFDAAAAMMLKGLTVEYLFHRTTPLKRGDTVLFHAAAGGVGLIACQWAKSEGITLIGTAGTDEKCSLARFNGAAHCINYRSENFAERVAEITKGKGVDVVMDSVGADTFDGSLNCLKPLGMMISFGNASGPVPPFDIGVLGQKGSLKITRPTLFTHIADHSICQAMARRLFGKVEGREVKIHIDQRFALDQVADAHRALEARQTTGSTILDL
- a CDS encoding outer membrane protein; protein product: MTLKLALITTVATVVAGSAMAQSSGNWTGFYGGLQLGYADVDTSLSGVDGDGAIGGIILGYDYDLGDWVVGGGFDYDWTDVGLSGAATVEDVWRLKARAGYKVNPQGLLYGTAGYAEAGTDTLGSDDGWFIGAGYEQIVAPNVSIGGELLYHEFDNFNGNNVDVDATTLQVRVSYRF
- a CDS encoding YHS domain-containing (seleno)protein, encoding MNKFKSLIGGVALSVALATSALAAGVDINASSTGLAMQGYDPVAYFTVGEATKGDYRITALHDDALYRFSSEENKAAFEANPEAYLPAYGGYCAFGTAMGFKFDGDPNHWKIVDNKLYLNLSKDIQDRWEGDIPGFIESASANWENIADKTPAELQKQ
- the plsY gene encoding glycerol-3-phosphate 1-O-acyltransferase PlsY; protein product: MPPIDNSTSELLQWAVVGYLMGSIPFGLLLAKVMGLGNLREIGSGNIGATNVLRTGNKAAAALTLLFDAAKGAAAVLIARAYAGEDAAQIAALFAFLGHCFPIWLGFKGGKGVATFLGLWLALDWRVGVACCLSWLVAAAIWRISSVGALAAAALSTTWVLVLTNGQSFILGIILTLLIYWRHSTNVARIKAGTEPKIGKS